Proteins from a genomic interval of Capsicum annuum cultivar UCD-10X-F1 chromosome 4, UCD10Xv1.1, whole genome shotgun sequence:
- the LOC107866986 gene encoding phenylcoumaran benzylic ether reductase TP7 has protein sequence MAEKSKVLIIGGTGYIGKFVVEASAKSGHPTFALVRETTISDPVKGKIVENFKNLGVSIVNGDLYDHESLVKAMKQVDVVISTVGMMQLADQVKIIAAIKEDGNIKRFFPSEFGMDVDKLNTVEPAKSTFALKVQIRRAIEAEGIPYTYVSCNCFAGYFLPNLVQPGATAPPRDKVIIPGDGNVKVVFNEEHDIGTYTIKAVDDPRALNKTLYIKPPKNTLSFNELVAIWEKLIGKTLEKIYIPEEQILKDIQTSPMPINVILAINHSTFVKGDQTNFEIEPSFGVEASELYPDVKYTTVEEYLSRFV, from the exons ATGGCTGAGAAAAGCAAAGTTTTGATCATTGGAGGAACTGGCTATATTGGTAAATTTGTTGTGGAAGCAAGTGCAAAATCTGGACATCCAACTTTTGCTTTAGTTAGAGAGACCACAATTTCTGACCCTGTTAAGGGTAAAATTGTTGAGAATTTCAAGAATTTGGGTGTCAGTATTGTCAAT ggtgatttgtatgatcatGAGAGTTTGGTGAAGGCTATGaagcaagtagatgtggttaTATCAACTGTGGGTATGATGCAATTGGCTGATCAAGTTAAGATCATTGCTGCTATCAAAGAAGATGGCAATATTAAG AGATTCTTCCCTTCGGAGTTTGGTATGGATGTCGATAAGTTGAACACTGTGGAGCCAGCAAAGTCTACATTTGCTTTGAAAGTCCAAATCCGTAGAGCTATTGAGGCTGAAGGAATTCCTTATACTTATGTCTCATGCAACTGTTTTGCTGGTTATTTCTTACCAAATTTGGTTCAGCCAGGAGCCACTGCTCCTCCTCGAGACAAAGTCATCATTCCTGGAGATGGAAATGTTAAGG TTGTATTCAATGAAGAACATGACATTGGCACCTACACCATTAAGGCTGTTGATGACCCGCGAGCATTGAACAAGACCCTCTACATCAAGCCTCCCAAGAATACCTTATCATTCAACGAGCTTGTGGCTATATGGGAGAAATTGATTGGTAAAACTCTAGAGAAAATCTACATTCCTGAGGAGCAAATTCTCAAGGACATCCAGA CATCTCCAATGCCAATCAATGTCATACTAGCAATCAACCACTCAACATTTGTGAAGGGTGATCAAACCAATTTTGAGATCGAGCCATCGTTTGGGGTTGAGGCCTCAGAACTTTATCCAGATGTCAAGTACACCACTGTGGAGGAGTACCTTAGTCGCTTTGTctaa